GCGCGCCTTTTTGGCTCACACCCATGCACGCGTGCGCCATACTGGCTCAATTCCATGCGCGCCtacgccacgtcacctgtgagcctatacgagcacgccacacagtcgcgtcGTATTGGCTTACTTTGGTACGCCGCGCACGTCACATCAGTGCCCATGCTCCATGCGCGCAACCACGCGCGTCACATCAGTGCCCATGCTCCATGCGCGCAACCGCGCGCCTACCtgccatgtgtactcgcgcgcgGACGTGCtagactgccacgtcatgcgcgcGGACCCACCAGGGTCTTGCGTCTCGTACCCACGCCTGCATGCCACGTCACCAACCACCTGGTCCTTGCAGCCTttgtgctccaccacgcgcacgtggtcaaaaatacgaaggcggctctcaagcggcgaTTCAAAGTACGCCATCAAAgtgccacattgcgcctcatcgcccacgccacgcgcgtgTGCGAGTTATGGTGCTCCacacccttcgcgagtacacttagtgtgtgcttccatgaaacaataaggatggagagttcctaCTTAAATACCCCAGTTTCATTTCTCCttctatgtgggacaaggtgccactttcccacttttttcagcattcaagttttaaacaccaaactttgagcatcgatatctcattcatcttggctccgttttggacgtggtttagttcgttgcgaagctcttccaacatagaacacaaacccataaataaatatataaaacccgctcattttcttatatttatttctagtccaaaataggaaaaaatcattttcctatatttgtgaaaaatgttattttcacaaatttccaacaaATTGAACCTACAGGATGGCGTTTCGGTAGAGGGGAATCAAATTGATGGTCGTTTTCTGTCTGGATGGGAGGTCTTGGCTGGCCATTTGAATTTCAAATGTGTGTGGTGTCATCGACAATGCGGTGGGTGTATGGTCGCCGACAAGTGTCTCTGAGAGAAAGAGGTGGGGTAGAGGGTGTGATGGGGTTGAGAGAAAGAGGTGGGGTGGAGAAGCACTCGAGGTGGTGGTTCTAAGAGATAGAGGGAGGGAAAAAGGGTGGGTAGGGGTGGTAGACGTGGGCCCCACATGTATTCTTTTAATGtcttatttgttaattttttaatacaaaagggtatttttgtcatttcacacttACGTAACTAAGAAAACTAACTTCCATCCAcgttagggactatccgagaaacGAGTGTGCAAAAGTTGGGAATCAAGGTTGTAACTTTAGAAAggtggggactataggtgaaatttcaccaagtCACAAGGACTATCCAAGCATTTTTCTCCTAGATAaataaaccgaaacaaaatatatAACTACAGTAATCATAAACCCTCGAACTGGTTGAGTCTGAAGCCGGGCGCTCAGCTAGCCCCAAATGAGCTTGGTTTCTTAGTAATTGCCAAGATGAGATTTGAGTAAAtgttctaccatacaaagcctggTATTCATCATGAGCTTTTGCGATCGCTTCAGCCTCTGTTCCACCATCACCGCGAGCCATCACGATGTTGAAGATTCGGTtaaatttgaaaaccttttgttcTCAAATCCCTAACCTTAGAAGCAAAATAGTCTTCAGAGCGGTTCTTTTCGCCGACACGCTAAGTAAATTCTTAAATGTAGCTCTTCCAACCGACAGGGGCGGAACTTATATATAAAGAgtcgtagcacgggctacggctcaactttttatcggtagtgtaaaatttttttttttcggtttttataCCAAAGATACCCCTGAACAACTACGAGGACACCCTTAAAAAAAGTCTGTAAGCCCAAATCAATTGAAAATAATAAGCCCAATTGCCTAATATGTTAGCCCATATCAATTGAAGATTGTAAATAATAAGCCTAATTGCCCAATATGTTAGCCCAAAATAATAATAGATTGTAAATAATTGCCCAATTGCCTGAAGTTTTAGTGCACGGCACGGCACAACTACGAGGATACCAATCAATTGAAAATAATAAGCCCAAATCCCAGTTGCTCATTTGGTCACACTATAAGCGATGTGATACATTTGCAAACTTGAATGGAATAAGTGATCTTGCGCGTGTTATGGTTGAAACGGGAACGCATAGTTCTTGTTCTTCAGTTTATCGGGTAGTGAAGCTAGCTTTGcttttaccggttgcaaccgcaaccgttgaaagatgtttttcgaaaATGAAActtgtcaagacggatttacgcaatcgaatgggcccggaatttttgaacaatgctatggtttgtgcggtcTAAAAGAATTTTTTACgtgaagtaaaagacgacgatgtgatgaaacgatttcaagctatgaaaaaagaagaggacaaatctattaagtatttgttttactttatttatttattgtcgtttttttttaatattgtatgattgcacggtgaaaaaaaaaattatgggatacccctgagttaatgttctagttccgccactgccaACCAAGACGGTTTCTGGTGGCACGTTCTCGGAAACGTTAATCTAAGCGATGACTTCTTCTTCACTCTAACCTCTTCttgacgttttttttttaaaacaatataatcaaaattGTGATAATTGGATTTGAGTGTGGTGTGTATTTGaaattgtgtgtgtatatataataaatgatTTTAAAGTAGCCGTTAGGACACATGGGCCTCACTCCAAGCCCCTTCACGACGTTATCATCTCCACGCCACCCCCAACACCCTGTTCACGTCGCGTCAGCCGTTGTTTCACGCAGGCTCACATGCCACATATCATCAATGTTAACCATAATGGTTAGCCTTATAAGAAAGTTAGCGATTCGCTAAAAGTTACCAAAACAAAAGGAAAATGAAACCAACTTGCCAACCATAAAACAAAACATTacttttttagtttttttcttaAATGCAAGATAACTATCATTTTGTTTGATGAATAACACTTGGCATATTTTAAAGTGTCTTCTTTAATATGAATAATAATGTTTTTCACATCCTGTAAAGTTTATCATTTATATTCTTAAAAATAGCGTTTTCAGGCATAATAGATTTGATATTTAAAATAATACTTTCCGTTACAAAGTATACGTCAAACATCCATATAAGGTAATGCTACATCTAACCAACCAAAATGGATGGCTTCGATGGACCCAAACCACTAATAAAATTCACAAGAAAATAATGTTTATGAATTTGTTATACATGAATTGTAACATAAAGACAATTACATGCATATATATTTATGTGATATTTGAGTTATACGCCACGTATTACTTTTTTCTGCATAAACATTATCCATTTTCATTTTATACAAGAATAAACTTACATATTTAAATCTATACATAAATGATTATACAATATAGTGTCGGTAATCACACTATTTGAGTCATTAATCATTATAGATATAAAAGAGAAGTCTGATACATGATTCTTAGTGAATAACATGGAGTCGATTATGTGTCAGCTATGTGCTGAAGCCGAGGAGGATAGCAATCATCTTTTCTCATCTTGTTACATAGCGACGATAATTTGGTAATTCATTAGCGACTGATGCAAAATTCCGTGCATTTACGCTTTCGAGGTAAGGGATCTAATTAGTATTCATCGACACTTGAAGGTGGAGAAAAAGAGGAGAAAAGTGATTCAAGCGGTCATTCTCATTCGGTATGGTGTATTTGGTGTGCGCGGAACGAAGGCATATTCAGAAATAAAACGGCAAACATCTCTAGAATCAAATAAGAGATTAAATCTTTGGGGTATCTATGGATCAAAAATCGATCGACGTTTAAGAATTTAGAATGGAAGGATTATTGGTGTAATCTTGTATTGTAATTTCCGTTGGTTGTTTGTTCCAGCTCTAGCTCCTTGCTAGTAGCTTCTCTTTTTAATGaagtttgccgttcaaaaaaaaatctcATAACTAAGAGTGACTAATCTCTTTTTAATATGTTGTAATCATGTTTAACGcattaaatatttataaagaaaatgagaaaaaaaaatgatCAACCCAACCAACGAAACCCATAATAAATTAACCGTTTTGACATGAACCCGACGCACCCACTGTGGATGTTCTTAACCGAGTCTTAACAAGGTTTAGAGAACATAGATCAATTTAGCGGTGAACACGTGCCCTAAAAGTCTTTAGACGATTTACCACAAAGACGACAACATATAAAGGATTGAATGCCCTCCTCTTGTTGAGGATGTGCATAATACAGCATACAAGATGAAAATTGCAACAGTAAATGAATTCACAATCAATACAAGATGAAAATTGCAACAGTAAATGAATTCACAATCAAGAAAAGACGGGGACCTTTGTCACAATGCATGGAGTCCAAAATTCATTTTTTTAAGGGCGCGTTAATTCTCTTTATACTTGTCTTCCTCTTCGCTCTTTAACGCCTTCAGTTTTCTGTACCCTGTGTCGGTACCAAATAGCCTGACAAACAATTGTCATTATTATAAACGGGTCGTTTCAGGTTATGTTATATATTTCTAGATCTTACCAGTCCATGTAGACAAAAGTTGATGAGTAGTTGCCAGATTTGGTGTAGATAAGTCGGTGATGATAGTCATGAAAATCAGAACTGCAAATTTATGAAAAAACGACATTTGTCAACCTAACGTTGGTGAATCGGAAGATACAGATGGATCACAAGTTTATGCATAATAGACTAACCCCCCGTATAACGGAAGAAAGTTTGAGGGGCTCCATGGGAAATGATAACCGCAATGTGCTTCAACTGTCTCCAAAACTCTCACTACCATCCACAACCAAAGTGTTATTAGATGTGGGCCTGTGATGGCGGGCCCGAAAATTGTGGCGAAACCAAGGAATAAAATTTCAGCAGGGTGAGCGTATTCTGAGGTCAACCCGAAAGGTGTTGCATACCTGTCACATACAAAATATATATaggagtgaatttcaaggattgtcctttatctttatacccattttcaggcgctgtcctttatattcaaaattgacgagttttgttctttatgttttcatatcatacacgctttgtcctttaggcctaacccagttagttttttcagttaaatttggtcatgtgctttgcacatgagggcatttttgtcaattcaaaggtaagttcaacggtagatatacagctcaaagcttctgcaacctttgaattgacaaaattgccctcatgtgcaaagcacatgaccaaatttaactgaaaaaactaactgggttagggcctaaaggacaaaacgtgtatgatatgaaaacataaaggacaaaactcgtcaattttgaacataaaggacagcgcctgaaaatgggtataaagataaaggacaatccttgaaattcactcctATATATAGTAATATAGATAAACAGAAGAAGGAAAAATTAATAATACTTACTCATGATGGACACTGTGGACATGTTTGTATAGCCATTTAGTATGTAAGATCCTGTGTCCCCAGTAAAATATAAAATCTTCCACAATGAAGTAGAATAGTATCTGGGTCGACATTACTTTCCTGCACAATAGAAACGTAAAAAATTTGCAACATAATAAGTATATAACAGATTGAGAAGTTATGAAAAGAGAAGataatcatcattatcatcaaaGAAAGGGAACCTGAAAATACCAGGATGGCAATGGAAGACTACTTCGCATTCCCATGAAGCTAAAAACAGGATAAGAGGCGATCATAACGGGCAGATTGACACAGAAATGATACAGCAGTAGGCGAGTGATGCATTTATCTTGAGCTTCAGTGGTGTTATGCTTCGCCTGCATAAGAAAATCTCATAAATTAATGATATTATAAAGGGATTATTACATATGGCATCTGTAACAAAGGATAGAATATACCTTTAAAAGGAGACTCAAAAACTGAGGTCTATTTTTCTCCCTTCAAATGTTTACCAAAATTTATATTGAAATTATTAATGCTTGCAAATTCTTGGGTCACGTTTTAATATTAAAACCTATTTTACGTTAAACAAACA
This genomic stretch from Helianthus annuus cultivar XRQ/B chromosome 8, HanXRQr2.0-SUNRISE, whole genome shotgun sequence harbors:
- the LOC110873890 gene encoding methylsterol monooxygenase 2-2 is translated as MTSIIESCWTYLITNFSDFQLACLGSFLLHESVFFLSGLPFIYLERAGWLSKYKIQAKHNTTEAQDKCITRLLLYHFCVNLPVMIASYPVFSFMGMRSSLPLPSWKVMSTQILFYFIVEDFIFYWGHRILHTKWLYKHVHSVHHEYATPFGLTSEYAHPAEILFLGFATIFGPAITGPHLITLWLWMVVRVLETVEAHCGYHFPWSPSNFLPLYGGSDFHDYHHRLIYTKSGNYSSTFVYMDWLFGTDTGYRKLKALKSEEEDKYKEN